The following are from one region of the Nocardioides marmotae genome:
- a CDS encoding Lrp/AsnC family transcriptional regulator has product MGNSEVEATDRHILSLLATDGRMSFTDLGKATGLSTSAVHQRVKRLEQRGLILGYGASIDHAQVGLPLTAFISIRPIDPSQPDDSPEQLTAISEIESCWSVAGEESYILKVRTETPSALEGLLARIRAAANVSTRTTIVLNTFYENRPVSSEEPEVDEG; this is encoded by the coding sequence GTGGGCAACAGCGAGGTCGAGGCGACCGATCGGCACATCCTGTCGCTCCTGGCGACCGATGGGCGGATGTCGTTCACCGACCTCGGCAAGGCCACCGGCCTGTCCACCTCCGCGGTCCACCAGCGGGTCAAGCGGCTCGAGCAGCGGGGGCTGATCCTCGGGTACGGCGCGTCGATCGACCACGCGCAGGTCGGGCTGCCGCTGACCGCCTTCATCTCGATCCGCCCGATCGACCCCAGCCAGCCCGACGACTCCCCGGAGCAGCTGACCGCGATCAGCGAGATCGAGTCGTGCTGGTCGGTCGCGGGGGAGGAGTCCTACATCCTCAAGGTCCGCACCGAGACCCCGTCGGCGCTCGAGGGCCTCCTCGCCCGGATCCGCGCGGCCGCGAACGTCAGCACGCGCACCACGATCGTGCTCAACACCTTCTACGAGAACCGCCCGGTCAGCTCCGAGGAGCCCGAGGTCGACGAGGGCTGA
- a CDS encoding GNAT family N-acetyltransferase: protein MSSPTTGSASEPCAWRRWPSHPRCSAPTWRRSRRSTRRSGVVEALSQACESVAQDAGATTLALGVMEDNPRGRRAYARLGYDLTGERVHVREGRDELFLAKTLPPAPSSR, encoded by the coding sequence GTGTCGAGCCCGACGACTGGCAGCGCCTCCGAGCCGTGCGCCTGGCGGCGCTGGCCGAGTCACCCGAGATGTTCGGCTCCGACCTGGCGAAGGAGCAGGCGTTCGACGAGGCGGAGTGGCGTCGTCGAGGCGCTCAGCCAGGCCTGCGAGTCCGTGGCCCAGGACGCGGGCGCGACCACGCTCGCGCTGGGGGTGATGGAGGACAACCCCCGCGGACGACGCGCCTACGCCCGCCTCGGCTACGACCTCACCGGGGAGCGGGTGCACGTGCGCGAAGGCCGGGACGAGCTGTTCCTGGCCAAGACGCTGCCACCGGCACCGTCGTCGCGCTGA
- a CDS encoding KamA family radical SAM protein, translating to MSIDTSIGLETGQPYPYRRVELVEPDWTRFPGWRDVTRAEWESVQWQRSHCVKNLKQLRELMGDLLDERFYADLERDQRERATMSMLVPPQMLNTMVPHALPAGPGSLTEAFYGDPVRHYMIPVFSDRRTDWPSHPHASRDSLHEHDMWVAEGLTHRYPTKVLAELLPTCPQYCGHCTRMDLVGNSTPVVDKLKFLAKPHDRLEAMLGYLRANPQVRDVVVSGGDVANLPWPRLEAFVAALLEVENIRDIRLATKALVGLPQHWLQDDVRAGMTRLATVARARGVSLAIHTHANHAHSVTPLVADAARAMLEAGVRDVRNQGVLLDGVNADPHALLDLSFALLDGAGIMPYYFYMCDMIPAAEHWRVSLGDAQRLQTAIMGYLPGFATPRIVCDVPFVGKRWVHQVTSYDTERGVSYWTKNYRTSIEANDPEALTRTYEYHDPIHTLPAAGQEWWVRRAGLDAGLSLA from the coding sequence ATGAGCATCGACACGTCGATCGGCCTGGAGACCGGCCAGCCCTACCCCTACCGGCGGGTCGAGCTCGTCGAGCCCGACTGGACGCGGTTCCCGGGGTGGCGCGACGTCACCCGCGCCGAGTGGGAGTCGGTGCAGTGGCAGCGCAGCCACTGCGTGAAGAACCTCAAGCAGCTGCGCGAGCTGATGGGCGACCTGCTCGACGAGCGGTTCTACGCCGACCTGGAGCGCGACCAGCGCGAGCGGGCCACGATGTCGATGCTCGTGCCGCCGCAGATGCTCAACACGATGGTGCCGCACGCGCTGCCCGCCGGGCCGGGCTCGTTGACCGAGGCCTTCTACGGCGACCCCGTGCGCCACTACATGATCCCGGTCTTCTCCGACCGGCGCACCGACTGGCCCTCCCACCCCCACGCCAGCCGCGACTCCCTGCACGAGCACGACATGTGGGTCGCGGAGGGGCTGACCCACCGCTACCCGACCAAGGTGCTCGCCGAGCTGCTGCCGACCTGCCCGCAGTACTGCGGCCACTGCACCCGGATGGACCTGGTCGGCAACTCCACGCCGGTCGTCGACAAGCTGAAGTTCCTCGCCAAGCCCCACGACCGGCTCGAGGCGATGCTGGGCTACCTGCGCGCCAACCCGCAGGTCCGCGACGTCGTCGTCTCCGGCGGCGACGTGGCCAACCTGCCCTGGCCCCGGCTCGAGGCGTTCGTCGCCGCCCTGCTCGAGGTCGAGAACATCCGCGACATCCGGCTGGCCACCAAGGCGCTGGTCGGGCTGCCGCAGCACTGGCTGCAGGACGACGTCCGCGCGGGGATGACCCGCCTGGCCACGGTCGCCCGGGCCCGCGGGGTGTCCCTGGCGATCCACACCCACGCCAACCACGCGCACTCGGTGACCCCGCTGGTCGCCGATGCCGCGCGGGCGATGCTCGAGGCCGGCGTACGCGACGTGCGCAACCAGGGAGTGCTGCTCGACGGGGTCAACGCCGACCCGCACGCGCTGCTCGACCTGTCCTTCGCGCTCCTCGACGGCGCCGGGATCATGCCCTACTACTTCTACATGTGCGACATGATCCCCGCCGCGGAGCACTGGCGGGTCTCGCTCGGCGACGCCCAGCGGCTGCAGACGGCGATCATGGGCTACCTCCCCGGCTTCGCCACCCCGCGGATCGTCTGCGACGTGCCGTTCGTCGGCAAGCGCTGGGTGCACCAGGTGACGTCGTACGACACCGAGCGGGGCGTGTCGTACTGGACGAAGAACTACCGCACCTCGATCGAGGCCAACGACCCCGAGGCGCTGACCCGCACCTACGAGTACCACGACCCGATCCACACCCTGCCCGCCGCGGGCCAGGAGTGGTGGGTGCGTCGCGCCGGCCTCGACGCCGGGCTCAGCCTGGCCTGA
- a CDS encoding GNAT family N-acetyltransferase: MSRLVEAADLAPADLARVRGIYEASFPDELLAPFEDLLADRMLVHLEDDGPAGFALVRDLGPTAWTFLRYYAVGRRGRGTGSTMWAGLTDLLAAEGRTRLVWDVEDPGEPGLSPVAVEEHRRRIVFYERLGGRLLPVRDYEPPHDDGHAPRLLLMDAALGPSGADHEDPALRDVVEAVFRWRYGRTPDDAVVRRTLAASGLL; the protein is encoded by the coding sequence ATGAGCCGCCTGGTCGAGGCCGCCGACCTCGCGCCCGCGGACCTCGCCCGGGTGCGGGGGATCTACGAGGCGTCCTTCCCCGACGAGCTGCTCGCGCCCTTCGAGGACCTGCTCGCCGACCGGATGCTGGTCCACCTCGAGGACGACGGGCCCGCGGGCTTCGCGCTCGTGCGCGACCTGGGCCCGACGGCGTGGACGTTCCTGCGCTACTACGCCGTGGGCCGCCGCGGCCGCGGCACCGGGTCGACGATGTGGGCCGGGCTGACCGACCTGCTCGCCGCCGAGGGCCGCACCCGGCTGGTCTGGGACGTCGAGGACCCCGGCGAGCCGGGCCTGTCCCCCGTCGCGGTCGAGGAGCACCGGCGGCGGATCGTCTTCTACGAGCGGCTGGGCGGCCGGCTGCTGCCGGTGCGCGACTACGAGCCCCCGCACGACGACGGGCACGCACCCCGGCTGCTGCTCATGGACGCCGCGCTCGGGCCGTCGGGCGCGGACCACGAGGACCCCGCGCTGCGGGACGTCGTCGAGGCGGTCTTCCGGTGGCGCTACGGACGAACGCCGGACGACGCGGTCGTGCGCCGCACGTTGGCGGCCAGTGGACTCCTTTGA
- a CDS encoding amidohydrolase: MSRARFSGNRTSGLRADLLLTNARVRTLGGPDHDLVASSVAVLHGRVVALEDVPAHRVIDLDGAVVVPGFHDAHNHMAWYGLSLAEVDLRLPSLDHVYAAVAERAAALPPDAWVVGAGYDENKLGGHPDRDALDRAAGGRRVWLKHASGHMCVVSSAVLADLGIAEAAVDVPGGLVVTDPAGRPTGLLQETAQSLLSRLVLPYPVATLVDAIERAGRAYLAEGITSVVEAGVGGGWIGKSPVEVAAYQAARDAGRLPVRVELMVAADVLHPLAAHGEDGLTAGLDLGIRTGLGDDRLRIGPVKVFSDGSLIGHTCALSEDFADTPGSRGYLQDDAEALRARILDAHRSGWRVAAHAIGDAAIDLVLDSYDEAQRRWPRPDVRHRVEHFGVARPDQVARAAALGVVPVPQGRFVGEIGDGMLRALGPGRAGWAYRGRSLLDAGIVVPASSDRPVVDGRPLLGIHDLVNRTTEGGQPLGREEAMTGLEALTAYTLGSAYASHQEHDRGQVLPGRLADLAVLSEDPATIEPSRIRDIEVLRTVLGGEVVHG; the protein is encoded by the coding sequence ATGAGCCGCGCCCGCTTCTCCGGCAACCGCACCTCCGGCCTGCGCGCTGACCTGCTGCTGACCAACGCCCGGGTCCGCACGCTCGGCGGCCCCGACCACGACCTGGTCGCCTCCTCGGTGGCGGTGCTCCACGGGCGCGTGGTCGCGCTCGAGGACGTGCCGGCGCACCGGGTCATCGACCTCGACGGGGCCGTGGTGGTCCCCGGCTTCCACGACGCCCACAACCACATGGCGTGGTACGGCCTCTCCCTGGCCGAGGTCGACCTCCGGCTCCCCTCCCTCGACCACGTGTACGCCGCGGTCGCCGAGCGCGCCGCCGCGCTGCCGCCCGACGCCTGGGTCGTCGGGGCGGGGTACGACGAGAACAAGCTCGGCGGGCATCCCGACCGCGACGCGCTGGACCGCGCGGCCGGCGGGCGGCGGGTGTGGCTCAAGCACGCCTCGGGCCACATGTGCGTGGTCTCCTCCGCGGTGCTGGCCGACCTCGGGATCGCCGAGGCCGCGGTCGACGTCCCGGGCGGGCTGGTCGTCACCGACCCCGCGGGCCGGCCGACCGGGCTGCTCCAGGAGACCGCGCAGTCGCTGCTGTCGCGGCTGGTGCTCCCCTACCCGGTCGCCACGCTGGTCGACGCGATCGAGCGGGCCGGTCGCGCCTACCTCGCCGAGGGGATCACCAGCGTCGTGGAGGCCGGGGTCGGCGGCGGCTGGATCGGCAAGAGCCCGGTGGAGGTGGCGGCGTACCAGGCCGCGCGGGACGCCGGGCGGCTGCCGGTGCGCGTGGAGCTGATGGTGGCCGCCGACGTCCTCCACCCGCTCGCCGCGCACGGCGAGGACGGGCTCACCGCCGGCCTCGACCTCGGCATCCGCACCGGGCTGGGCGACGACCGCCTGCGCATCGGGCCGGTCAAGGTCTTCTCCGACGGCTCGCTGATCGGCCACACCTGCGCGCTGAGCGAGGACTTCGCCGACACCCCCGGCTCCCGCGGCTACCTCCAGGACGACGCCGAGGCGCTGCGCGCGCGCATCCTCGACGCCCACCGCTCCGGCTGGCGGGTCGCGGCGCACGCGATCGGGGACGCCGCCATCGACCTCGTGCTGGACTCCTACGACGAGGCGCAGCGCCGCTGGCCGCGCCCGGACGTGCGGCACCGGGTCGAGCACTTCGGCGTGGCCCGCCCCGACCAGGTCGCCCGCGCGGCCGCACTGGGGGTCGTGCCGGTGCCGCAAGGGCGGTTCGTCGGGGAGATCGGCGACGGCATGCTCCGCGCGCTCGGGCCCGGGCGGGCCGGCTGGGCCTACCGCGGTCGGTCGCTGCTCGACGCCGGGATCGTGGTGCCGGCCAGCTCCGACCGACCGGTCGTCGACGGCCGCCCGCTGCTGGGCATCCACGACCTGGTCAACCGCACCACCGAGGGCGGGCAGCCGCTGGGTCGCGAGGAGGCGATGACGGGGCTCGAGGCGCTGACGGCGTACACCCTGGGGTCGGCGTACGCCTCCCACCAGGAGCACGACCGCGGCCAGGTGCTGCCCGGGCGGCTGGCCGACCTCGCCGTGCTCTCCGAGGACCCGGCGACGATCGAGCCGTCGCGGATCCGCGACATCGAGGTGCTGCGCACGGTGCTCGGCGGGGAGGTGGTGCACGGATGA
- a CDS encoding AMP-binding protein, with amino-acid sequence MAEQRAQLPSLPRDLVAAVEHAAATWPDRPAWTFEAADGSTTRLTFAAVAERTAAYAGALRERGVGPGDRVAVLLGNEPGFPLVWLALARIGAAIVPMNVRYRSTDAQHLLDDAGVRLAVTTLEHRTVLDGLERSPEVVLVEELRPAAAYEQGPVDPAAVVNVQYTSGTTGRPKGCLLTHEYWTTLGGSMLHEFPRITADDVLLTAQPVHYVDPQWNVVAALLAGAHLVVLDGFHPSTFWQRVRAHEVTYFYCLASMPVLLHKMPPDPADRDHRVRAVQCSAIPPSLHAALEERWGVGWYEAFGMTETGADIRVTETDHDELVGTGSLGLPAGHREARVVDGELWLRGPGMMTGYLGHPSPFRDGWFPTGDLARIDEAGRVTLQGRLKDMIRRSGENVAAHEVEEVLAAHPAVRLAAVVGVPDELRGEEVMAYVVAPGLPADQAPAVLGAWCAERLAAFKVPSRWALREELPLTASHRVAKAQLR; translated from the coding sequence GTGGCTGAGCAGCGCGCGCAGCTCCCCTCGCTCCCCCGCGACCTGGTCGCCGCCGTCGAGCACGCGGCCGCCACCTGGCCGGACCGGCCGGCGTGGACGTTCGAGGCCGCCGACGGGAGCACCACCCGGCTCACCTTCGCCGCGGTGGCGGAGCGGACGGCGGCGTACGCCGGGGCGCTGCGGGAGCGCGGCGTCGGACCGGGCGACCGGGTGGCGGTGCTGCTCGGCAACGAGCCCGGCTTCCCGCTCGTGTGGCTGGCGCTGGCGCGGATCGGGGCCGCGATCGTGCCGATGAACGTGCGCTACCGGTCCACCGACGCCCAGCACCTCCTCGACGACGCCGGCGTCCGGCTCGCGGTCACCACCCTCGAGCACCGCACGGTCCTCGACGGCCTCGAGCGCTCCCCCGAGGTCGTGCTCGTCGAGGAGCTGCGGCCGGCGGCGGCGTACGAGCAGGGCCCGGTGGACCCCGCGGCGGTCGTCAACGTGCAGTACACCTCCGGCACCACCGGCCGGCCGAAGGGCTGCCTGCTCACCCACGAGTACTGGACGACCCTCGGCGGCTCGATGCTCCACGAGTTCCCCCGGATCACCGCCGACGACGTGCTGCTGACCGCCCAGCCGGTCCACTACGTCGACCCGCAGTGGAACGTCGTCGCCGCGCTCCTCGCCGGCGCGCACCTGGTCGTGCTCGACGGGTTCCACCCCTCGACGTTCTGGCAGCGGGTGCGCGCCCACGAGGTGACCTACTTCTACTGCCTGGCCTCGATGCCGGTGCTGCTGCACAAGATGCCGCCGGACCCCGCCGACCGCGACCACCGGGTGCGCGCCGTGCAGTGCTCGGCGATCCCGCCGTCGCTGCACGCGGCGCTCGAGGAGCGGTGGGGGGTCGGGTGGTACGAGGCGTTCGGGATGACCGAGACCGGCGCCGACATCCGGGTGACCGAGACCGACCACGACGAGCTGGTCGGGACCGGCTCGCTCGGGCTGCCCGCCGGGCACCGCGAGGCGCGGGTCGTCGACGGCGAGCTGTGGCTGCGCGGGCCGGGCATGATGACGGGCTACCTCGGCCACCCCAGCCCGTTCCGCGACGGCTGGTTCCCCACCGGGGACCTCGCCCGGATCGACGAGGCCGGGCGGGTGACCCTCCAGGGCCGGCTCAAGGACATGATCCGGCGCAGCGGGGAGAACGTCGCCGCGCACGAGGTCGAGGAGGTCCTCGCCGCCCACCCGGCCGTCCGGCTCGCCGCCGTCGTCGGCGTCCCCGACGAGCTGCGCGGCGAGGAGGTCATGGCCTACGTCGTCGCGCCGGGCCTGCCCGCCGACCAGGCACCGGCCGTGCTCGGCGCCTGGTGCGCCGAGCGGCTGGCGGCCTTCAAGGTGCCCTCGCGGTGGGCGCTGCGCGAGGAGCTGCCGCTGACCGCCTCCCACCGGGTCGCGAAGGCGCAGCTGCGATGA
- a CDS encoding enoyl-CoA hydratase/isomerase family protein, which produces MVVGYEYDGRVARVVLDRPERLNAVTAELTDALVAALRRALADGARAVVLSGSGRAFCAGHDLKEEPPAETVLQTRARLEAIQDVTRLVREIPAPVVAAVHGYALGAGCEFALACDVVVAAEDAAFGFPEVGVGLSVTGGISRLLPHLVGWARAKELLLLGERVSGAEAARIGMVARAVPPGEHETVALDLARRLAERPPLAVSLAKQVLDQGLDATFGEALAREVDHAVLTSLSGEGDAPREAFGRG; this is translated from the coding sequence GTGGTCGTCGGCTACGAGTACGACGGGCGGGTCGCCCGGGTGGTCCTGGACCGGCCGGAGCGGCTCAACGCGGTGACCGCGGAGCTCACCGACGCCCTGGTGGCCGCCCTGCGCCGGGCGCTGGCCGACGGGGCGCGCGCGGTCGTGCTCAGCGGCAGCGGCCGGGCCTTCTGCGCCGGCCACGACCTCAAGGAGGAGCCGCCGGCCGAGACGGTGCTCCAGACCCGCGCCCGGCTCGAGGCGATCCAGGACGTCACCCGCCTGGTGCGCGAGATCCCGGCGCCGGTGGTCGCGGCCGTCCACGGCTACGCGCTCGGCGCGGGCTGCGAGTTCGCGCTCGCCTGCGACGTCGTCGTGGCCGCCGAGGACGCCGCGTTCGGCTTCCCCGAGGTCGGCGTCGGCCTCTCGGTGACCGGCGGCATCTCCCGGCTGCTCCCCCACCTCGTGGGCTGGGCCCGGGCCAAGGAGCTGCTCCTGCTCGGCGAGCGGGTCAGCGGCGCCGAGGCCGCGCGGATCGGGATGGTCGCCCGGGCCGTCCCGCCCGGCGAGCACGAGACGGTCGCGCTCGACCTGGCGCGGCGGCTGGCCGAGCGGCCGCCGCTGGCGGTCAGCCTGGCCAAGCAGGTCCTCGACCAGGGCCTCGACGCGACCTTCGGCGAGGCGCTGGCCCGCGAGGTCGACCACGCCGTCCTCACCTCGCTCTCCGGTGAGGGCGACGCCCCGCGCGAGGCGTTCGGCCGTGGCTGA
- a CDS encoding TetR/AcrR family transcriptional regulator, whose amino-acid sequence MAGAADRVREAALDLFADRGFHGVGIRQLADRAGLSSASLYHYMGTKEDLLAAIMRECLERLLRDAEAAAAAHADPVARVEALVRAHVVSHAERPRETRVVDGELAALSGGPRAEVVALRDSYERVWQDAIDAGAAAGAFTVGSPAVARRALLEMCSGVARWYDAAGPISLEELADLYATMARQLLGVRPADGPPDGPEHTPDDD is encoded by the coding sequence ATGGCGGGAGCAGCCGACCGGGTGCGGGAGGCCGCGCTGGACCTCTTCGCCGACCGCGGCTTCCACGGCGTCGGCATCCGCCAGCTCGCCGACCGCGCCGGGCTCTCCTCGGCCTCGCTCTACCACTACATGGGCACCAAGGAGGACCTGCTCGCCGCGATCATGCGCGAGTGCCTCGAGCGGCTCCTGCGCGATGCCGAGGCGGCGGCCGCCGCCCACGCCGACCCCGTCGCGCGGGTCGAGGCCCTGGTCCGCGCCCACGTCGTCAGCCACGCCGAGCGGCCGCGCGAGACCCGTGTGGTCGACGGCGAGCTGGCCGCGCTGAGCGGGGGACCGCGGGCCGAGGTGGTCGCCCTGCGCGACAGCTACGAGCGGGTCTGGCAGGACGCGATCGACGCCGGCGCCGCCGCGGGCGCGTTCACGGTGGGCTCGCCCGCGGTCGCGCGCCGCGCGCTGCTGGAGATGTGCAGCGGCGTCGCGCGGTGGTACGACGCCGCCGGCCCGATCTCGCTGGAGGAGCTCGCCGACCTCTACGCCACGATGGCGCGCCAGCTGCTCGGCGTGCGCCCCGCGGACGGCCCCCCGGACGGCCCCGAACACACGCCCGACGACGACTGA
- a CDS encoding long-chain-fatty-acid--CoA ligase has protein sequence MTTGTHPWADSYAPGVPRELDYPDRSLVDQLALTVERHGEQVALDFLGGETTYAELGEQVERVAEGLRRLGVGPGDPVALLMPNCPQHVVTFFAVLRLGAIVVEHNPLYTAEELRAPFRDHGARVAVVWDKIAPVVESLRGDAPLEHVVAVDLTTALPLLKRLALRLPVARARATRAELTAPAPGAIPYAELLAAPPLAADHPRPTADDVALVLYTSGTTGEPKGAELRHRNLMANCIQGRAWVAGLREGEETFLVALPLFHAYGITISLLFGVLLGARLVLLPKPDVDLVLDAVRRRVPSFVPAVPPLYRRIAEEAERRGVSLQGIRYALSGAMPLPADLVERWESATGGLLVEGYGLTETSPVVVGNPMSSARRPGAIGVPFPDVEVRVVDRNDPSRDVPLGEPGELLVRGPQVFSGYRGRPEETEAAFHDGWFRTGDVVTMSDGGFLTVVDRVKELIITGGFNVYPSEVEHALRSHPDVADVAVVGLARGTTGSEDVVAAVVATDGRTPDPAALEQHARHALTPYKVPRRFVVLDELPTNPMGKVLRREVQALLRERD, from the coding sequence TTGACCACCGGAACCCACCCTTGGGCCGACTCCTACGCCCCGGGTGTTCCCCGGGAGCTGGACTACCCGGACCGGTCGCTGGTCGACCAGCTCGCGCTGACCGTCGAGCGGCACGGCGAGCAGGTGGCACTCGACTTCCTCGGCGGCGAGACGACCTACGCGGAGCTCGGCGAGCAGGTCGAGCGGGTGGCCGAAGGGCTGCGCCGGCTCGGCGTCGGCCCCGGCGACCCGGTGGCGCTGCTGATGCCGAACTGCCCCCAGCACGTGGTCACGTTCTTCGCGGTGCTGCGCCTCGGCGCGATCGTCGTCGAGCACAACCCGCTCTACACCGCCGAGGAGCTGCGCGCACCGTTCCGCGACCACGGTGCCCGCGTCGCGGTGGTCTGGGACAAGATCGCGCCCGTCGTGGAGAGCCTGCGCGGCGACGCGCCGCTGGAGCACGTCGTGGCCGTCGACCTCACCACCGCGCTGCCGCTGCTCAAGCGGCTCGCCCTCCGGCTGCCGGTCGCCCGCGCCCGCGCCACCCGCGCCGAGCTGACCGCCCCCGCCCCGGGCGCGATCCCGTACGCCGAGCTGCTCGCCGCGCCGCCCCTGGCCGCGGACCACCCGCGGCCGACGGCCGACGACGTGGCGCTGGTGCTCTACACCTCGGGGACCACCGGGGAGCCCAAGGGCGCCGAGCTGCGGCACCGCAACCTGATGGCCAACTGCATCCAGGGCCGCGCCTGGGTGGCCGGCCTGCGCGAGGGGGAGGAGACCTTCCTCGTCGCCCTGCCGCTCTTCCACGCCTACGGGATCACCATCTCGCTGCTGTTCGGGGTGCTGCTCGGCGCCCGGCTGGTGCTGCTGCCCAAGCCGGACGTCGACCTGGTGCTCGACGCGGTGCGCCGCCGGGTGCCGTCGTTCGTCCCGGCCGTGCCGCCGCTCTACCGGCGGATCGCGGAGGAGGCCGAGCGCCGCGGGGTCTCCCTGCAGGGGATCCGCTACGCGCTCTCCGGCGCGATGCCACTGCCGGCCGACCTCGTGGAGCGCTGGGAGAGCGCGACCGGCGGGCTGCTGGTGGAGGGCTACGGGCTGACCGAGACCTCGCCGGTCGTCGTCGGCAACCCGATGTCGTCGGCCCGCCGGCCCGGCGCGATCGGCGTGCCGTTCCCGGACGTGGAGGTCCGGGTCGTCGACCGGAACGACCCCTCGCGCGACGTACCCCTCGGCGAGCCGGGGGAGCTGCTGGTCCGCGGGCCGCAGGTCTTCTCCGGCTACCGCGGCCGCCCCGAGGAGACCGAGGCCGCCTTCCACGACGGCTGGTTCCGCACCGGTGACGTGGTCACGATGTCCGACGGCGGCTTCCTGACCGTGGTCGACCGGGTCAAGGAGCTGATCATCACCGGCGGCTTCAACGTCTACCCCAGCGAGGTCGAGCACGCCCTGCGCAGCCACCCCGACGTCGCCGACGTCGCGGTCGTGGGCCTGGCCCGCGGCACCACGGGCAGCGAGGACGTCGTCGCGGCGGTCGTCGCCACGGACGGGCGCACCCCGGACCCCGCGGCCCTGGAGCAGCACGCCCGCCACGCGCTGACGCCGTACAAGGTCCCGCGCCGGTTCGTGGTCCTCGACGAGCTGCCCACCAACCCCATGGGCAAGGTCCTGCGCCGCGAGGTCCAGGCGCTGCTGCGCGAGCGCGACTGA
- the lnt gene encoding apolipoprotein N-acyltransferase, protein MLKRCLVALVAGVLLAAAFEPVAAAYVVPVAVAGFALATRGLRARSGFVVGLVFGVAFYFPHISWMTAVGTDAWLALAGVESLFYGLLGAAAAYLHRLRAWPLWLAAAWVTVEVWRSGWPFSGMPWGRLSFAVADTPVAPALAYVGMVGVSFLLALLGFLLAALVLAVARARDRRALVAGAALAGVALLSVLPAAVPFEPATEETATVAAVQGDVPGPGNDILYDFRGVTDNHVEATVDLAEQVAAGTVERPDFVVWPENSTAVDPFADASTNAGIRRAVEAIGVPVLVGAIVDAGQTNVLNQGIVWDPVTGPGERYTKWHPVPYGEYIPFREFFTGQFGRLAMIPRDMMSGTRETPLEIAGTAVGDAICFDVAYDDGIQAQVRNGAEMLTVQTSNATFIETDQIEQQFAITRLRAIETGKTVVVAATNGVSGIIGPDGGVVASAAPRTQEVLVAEVGLWEGTTPGVLVGPWVGRLAAIATGIGLLLSVLAYRRGRGTTAPRNADEASPDPRAAREDEEQESVR, encoded by the coding sequence GTGCTGAAGCGGTGCCTCGTCGCCCTCGTGGCCGGCGTCCTCCTGGCGGCGGCCTTCGAACCCGTCGCCGCGGCGTACGTCGTGCCGGTCGCCGTCGCCGGGTTCGCCCTCGCGACCCGCGGCCTGCGGGCGCGCTCGGGCTTCGTCGTCGGCCTGGTCTTCGGCGTCGCGTTCTACTTCCCGCACATCTCCTGGATGACCGCCGTCGGCACCGACGCCTGGCTCGCGCTCGCGGGCGTCGAGTCGCTGTTCTACGGCCTCCTCGGCGCCGCCGCGGCCTACCTCCACCGGCTGCGCGCCTGGCCGCTGTGGCTCGCCGCGGCGTGGGTGACCGTGGAGGTCTGGCGCAGCGGGTGGCCCTTCAGCGGCATGCCCTGGGGCCGGCTGTCCTTCGCCGTGGCCGACACCCCCGTCGCGCCGGCCCTGGCGTACGTCGGCATGGTCGGCGTCAGCTTCCTGCTCGCGCTCCTCGGCTTCCTGCTGGCTGCGCTCGTGCTCGCCGTGGCCCGGGCCCGCGACCGCCGGGCCCTGGTCGCCGGGGCCGCCCTCGCCGGGGTGGCGCTGCTCTCGGTGCTGCCGGCCGCGGTGCCCTTCGAGCCCGCGACCGAGGAGACCGCCACGGTCGCGGCGGTCCAGGGCGACGTGCCGGGCCCGGGCAACGACATCCTCTACGACTTCCGCGGGGTCACCGACAACCACGTCGAGGCCACCGTGGACCTCGCCGAGCAGGTCGCCGCCGGCACCGTGGAGCGGCCCGACTTCGTGGTGTGGCCCGAGAACTCCACCGCCGTCGACCCCTTCGCCGACGCCTCGACCAACGCCGGCATCCGCCGCGCCGTCGAGGCGATCGGCGTGCCGGTGCTCGTCGGCGCGATCGTCGACGCCGGCCAGACCAACGTGCTCAACCAGGGGATCGTCTGGGACCCGGTCACCGGGCCGGGAGAGCGCTACACCAAGTGGCACCCGGTGCCCTACGGCGAGTACATCCCGTTCCGGGAGTTCTTCACCGGCCAGTTCGGACGGCTGGCGATGATCCCGCGCGACATGATGAGCGGCACCCGCGAGACGCCGCTGGAGATCGCCGGCACCGCGGTCGGCGACGCGATCTGCTTCGACGTCGCCTACGACGACGGCATCCAGGCCCAGGTCCGCAACGGCGCGGAGATGCTCACCGTGCAGACCAGCAACGCCACCTTCATCGAGACCGACCAGATCGAGCAGCAGTTCGCGATCACCCGGCTGCGCGCGATCGAGACCGGCAAGACCGTGGTCGTCGCCGCCACCAACGGCGTCTCGGGGATCATCGGCCCCGACGGCGGCGTCGTGGCCAGCGCCGCCCCGCGCACCCAGGAGGTCCTGGTCGCCGAGGTCGGCCTCTGGGAGGGCACCACCCCCGGCGTGCTGGTCGGCCCGTGGGTCGGCCGGCTCGCCGCGATCGCCACCGGGATCGGCCTGCTGCTCTCGGTGCTCGCGTATCGTCGAGGGCGGGGGACGACCGCACCCCGGAACGCCGACGAGGCGTCGCCGGACCCGCGGGCCGCCCGGGAGGACGAGGAGCAGGAGAGCGTGCGGTGA